One segment of Rosa chinensis cultivar Old Blush chromosome 6, RchiOBHm-V2, whole genome shotgun sequence DNA contains the following:
- the LOC112174335 gene encoding uncharacterized protein LOC112174335, which translates to MATSVKVKTGGTQDGSSKGKIGFSVTKNKIGSSSTKPGADSKQKSVQTVTKTEVKSKQSSGSGSAKLTTKKTTTTRVKKVFSLAGQKFDPPEEREPLRIFYESLSQQIPSSEMAEFWMMEHGLLSPERSRRAFEKKQRKQKQIRSGIPIKSPPVKSPPLRSPPPKPVSKAPSKPESSQRQQLASKNGDVKAKKRVVDQSDDDDDLILSPKRRRG; encoded by the exons ATGGCCACTTCGGTGAAGGTCAAGACAGGAGGAACCCAAGATGGTTCTTCAAAGGGAAAGATTGGATTTTCTGTCACTAAAAACAAGATTGGGAGCTCATCAACCAAGCCTGGAGCTGATTCCAAGCAGAAATCTGTTCAAACTGTCACAAAAACTGAG GtgaaatcaaaacaaagttCCGGTTCAGGGTCTGCAAAATTGACCACAAagaagacgacgacgacgagAGTGAAGAAAGTGTTCAGTTTGGCTGGACAGAAATTTGATCCTCCTGAAGAG AGAGAACCTTTGAGGATTTTCTACGAGTCATTGTCACAACAGATACCAAGTAGTGAAATGGCAGAATTCTG GATGATGGAGCATGGCTTATTGTCCCCTGAAAGATCCAGAAGAGCTTTTGAGAAGAAGCAGAGAAAGCAAAAGCAAATCCGGTCGGGAATTCCTATCAAGTCTCCTCCAGTTAAGTCTCCCCCACTTAGGTCTCCTCCGCCAAAACCAGTTTCAAAAGCACCAAGCAAACCAGAGAGTTCACAGAGGCAACAGCTGGCATCTAAGAATGGTGATGTAAAAGCTAAGAAGAGAGTTGTTGATCAGAGTGACGATGACGACGACTTAATTTTAAGTCCgaagagaaggagagggtaa